Proteins found in one Candidatus Bathyarchaeota archaeon genomic segment:
- a CDS encoding DUF72 domain-containing protein yields the protein METMHFLGCSGFYYDHWKGIFYPQALPKTKWLQYYTQIFNTLEVNNTFYRFPSERLLLGWYQKTPADFRFTLKANRAITHTHKFHNTQQLTANFYQLAHLLREKLLCVLFQLPPFVHKSMELLQQIAEQVDPNVINVVEFRHESWWDREVYDFMVEKGLVFCAVSASGLPQTLVKTASQIYVRFHGKNSWYKHFYPDEELKEWAEKIKHQNARQVFCYFNNDFNANAPKNCLTLKKLLNE from the coding sequence ATGGAAACTATGCATTTTTTGGGTTGCTCAGGCTTTTATTATGATCATTGGAAGGGGATTTTCTATCCTCAAGCCTTACCTAAAACCAAATGGCTTCAATATTACACCCAGATTTTCAATACGTTAGAAGTCAACAATACTTTCTATCGGTTCCCAAGCGAGAGGTTGCTCTTGGGATGGTACCAGAAAACCCCTGCTGACTTCAGATTCACGCTTAAAGCAAACAGGGCAATAACGCATACGCACAAATTCCACAATACCCAACAACTCACAGCAAACTTTTACCAATTAGCTCACCTTTTAAGAGAAAAACTGCTGTGCGTGCTCTTTCAGCTTCCTCCTTTCGTCCACAAAAGCATGGAGTTGCTCCAACAAATTGCTGAACAAGTAGACCCCAACGTTATCAACGTCGTAGAGTTTAGACATGAGAGCTGGTGGGACAGGGAAGTCTACGACTTCATGGTGGAGAAAGGACTGGTGTTTTGTGCTGTGTCAGCCTCGGGGCTACCTCAAACGCTTGTAAAAACCGCCTCCCAGATTTATGTTCGGTTTCATGGTAAGAATAGTTGGTACAAGCACTTTTACCCTGATGAAGAACTCAAAGAGTGGGCAGAAAAGATAAAGCATCAAAACGCACGGCAAGTATTCTGCTATTTCAACAACGACTTTAACGCTAACGCCCCAAAAAACTGCCTAACCCTAAAAAAACTGTTGAACGAATGA
- a CDS encoding NADH:flavin oxidoreductase: MVGLLDPLTIKGITLRNRIVMPPMQSGRASFEGAVTNRLINFYVRRSTALGLPIVEHAYVSPMGKIGPKQLGIYDDTLLAGFEKLASAIHAVGAPTVVQINHAGGVANKKVIGAVPTGPSETGKTRALEKAELYSIADEYALAAERAVKAGFDGVELHGAHGYLLNQFFSPLINKRDDEFGGSLENRMRFPLLVVEKVRRCLNDKLLLYRLGSDDLAPMGTHIEDVVTFAVKLEAAGVDILDVSGGMCGSEPKQLRQIKGYFVPQAVRIKKTVSAPVIGVGGITDAKFADELVRAGEVDLVAVGRALWHDCEWAQKAMQTLKG, from the coding sequence TTGGTAGGACTCCTCGACCCCCTAACTATCAAGGGCATAACCCTTAGAAACCGCATAGTTATGCCTCCAATGCAGTCAGGCAGAGCCTCCTTTGAAGGCGCTGTAACTAACAGGCTCATCAACTTCTATGTCCGCCGCTCAACTGCACTCGGGTTGCCCATTGTTGAACATGCGTATGTTTCACCAATGGGGAAGATTGGTCCAAAACAGTTGGGAATATACGACGACACGCTCCTAGCAGGGTTTGAGAAACTTGCATCGGCTATCCATGCAGTGGGTGCTCCCACTGTAGTGCAGATTAACCATGCTGGCGGAGTAGCAAACAAAAAAGTCATCGGTGCAGTGCCTACAGGTCCATCGGAGACGGGGAAAACCCGAGCGTTGGAAAAAGCTGAATTGTACAGTATTGCTGATGAGTATGCTTTGGCGGCTGAGCGCGCAGTAAAGGCAGGTTTTGACGGGGTTGAGCTTCATGGTGCGCATGGTTACTTGCTGAATCAGTTCTTTTCGCCTTTGATAAACAAGCGTGACGATGAGTTTGGTGGTTCGCTTGAGAACAGGATGCGTTTTCCGTTGCTGGTTGTTGAGAAAGTTCGCAGGTGCTTGAATGATAAGCTTTTGCTCTACAGGTTGGGTTCTGATGATTTAGCACCGATGGGTACTCATATCGAAGATGTCGTCACGTTTGCGGTGAAGTTGGAAGCAGCAGGAGTTGATATCCTTGATGTGTCAGGCGGCATGTGCGGAAGTGAACCTAAGCAGTTGCGGCAAATCAAAGGCTATTTTGTGCCACAAGCAGTACGAATCAAGAAGACTGTCAGCGCTCCTGTTATTGGGGTCGGCGGAATAACCGATGCAAAGTTTGCTGATGAACTGGTGAGGGCTGGTGAAGTGGATTTGGTAGCAGTGGGTAGAGCGCTTTGGCATGATTGTGAATGGGCGCAAAAAGCCATGCAAACACTAAAAGGTTAA
- a CDS encoding winged helix-turn-helix domain-containing protein has protein sequence MGNYRRRVDIIADILGVVSSDAKKTQIMFKANLSYKVLTKYLTEILDASLITFEEERQCYMLTSKGHDFLANYKIYYKTNKYLEKRLSHIMRTKRTLDELCRPVNNEDN, from the coding sequence ATGGGAAATTATAGGCGAAGAGTTGACATTATAGCTGACATACTTGGGGTCGTTAGCTCAGATGCCAAAAAAACACAAATAATGTTCAAAGCAAACTTGAGCTACAAAGTTTTAACCAAATACCTTACAGAAATCCTTGATGCGTCATTGATAACTTTTGAGGAAGAAAGGCAATGTTACATGCTTACTAGTAAAGGGCATGATTTCTTAGCAAACTATAAGATTTACTACAAAACCAACAAGTACCTCGAGAAACGCTTAAGTCATATAATGCGCACCAAAAGAACTTTAGACGAATTATGTCGCCCTGTTAATAATGAGGACAATTAA
- a CDS encoding DUF1616 domain-containing protein: MIGVLLFSWPTIGLVVKPPEGEVFSELYILGSNHMFDDIPFNVKAGVTYSIYLGVGNHMGSSCYYTCFVKLRNETEPLPNTKSGTPSSLPVLYEFKSFIKNDEYWESPLTFKVNHLVFANGVSYLSGITINEQDFQVSTISAWNTNKTGYYYSLFVELWIYNSTSNASQFHNRYVNLILNMTQ, from the coding sequence TTGATTGGTGTATTGTTGTTTTCTTGGCCCACAATTGGTTTAGTAGTAAAACCGCCTGAAGGCGAAGTGTTTTCTGAACTCTACATCCTTGGATCTAATCACATGTTTGATGATATTCCGTTTAACGTCAAAGCTGGTGTAACCTACTCGATTTACTTGGGTGTAGGTAACCATATGGGGTCATCTTGTTACTACACATGCTTTGTCAAGTTGCGCAATGAGACTGAACCTCTTCCCAACACCAAGTCTGGAACGCCAAGTTCCCTGCCTGTTTTGTATGAGTTCAAATCTTTTATTAAAAATGATGAATATTGGGAATCACCTCTAACATTCAAAGTTAATCATTTAGTGTTCGCCAATGGTGTCTCTTACTTGTCTGGTATTACTATTAATGAACAAGATTTTCAAGTTAGCACAATCTCTGCATGGAATACAAACAAAACAGGCTATTACTACAGCCTTTTTGTGGAACTCTGGATATATAATTCTACATCTAATGCTTCTCAATTTCATAATAGGTACGTTAATTTAATTCTAAATATGACACAGTAG
- a CDS encoding glycosyltransferase family 2 protein: MQEKEWCPVELYHDALYKSSQPMQIILAALNEEQGIAYTITELKAYLNNPRILVVDGNSRDNTVHVAKNLGADVVFQEGTGKGDAIGLGLKCMDTNVEYIVLSDADYTYPAKHIPQMIKILEKNPRIGMVCGNRFNSEFPLTGMKGIFHIGNKLIATAHTILTGMSLNDPLTGLRVIRADLLRNWNPLSKDFDIEVELNNYIEKTGFETIEIPIAYRPRLGEKKLKMKHGLLILKRIISETLKSNNLWTEIPH, encoded by the coding sequence ATGCAAGAAAAAGAATGGTGCCCAGTAGAACTATATCATGATGCACTGTATAAGTCATCACAACCTATGCAAATTATTCTCGCGGCGTTGAATGAAGAGCAAGGCATAGCTTACACCATAACCGAGCTTAAGGCATACTTGAATAATCCTCGAATCTTAGTGGTTGATGGCAACAGCCGAGACAACACCGTTCATGTTGCCAAGAATTTAGGTGCGGATGTGGTTTTTCAGGAAGGAACCGGAAAAGGAGATGCTATAGGTTTAGGGCTTAAATGCATGGACACTAATGTAGAGTATATAGTGTTGAGCGATGCCGATTATACTTATCCTGCCAAGCACATCCCTCAAATGATAAAAATACTGGAGAAAAATCCCAGAATTGGCATGGTTTGTGGTAACAGATTCAACTCTGAATTCCCACTGACAGGTATGAAAGGAATATTTCATATCGGTAACAAGTTAATAGCGACCGCTCACACGATACTAACAGGCATGTCTTTAAACGACCCGTTAACTGGCTTAAGGGTTATTAGAGCAGATCTTCTACGAAACTGGAATCCACTGTCAAAGGATTTTGACATCGAAGTAGAACTAAATAATTATATTGAAAAAACAGGATTCGAAACTATTGAAATTCCAATAGCTTACCGTCCACGCTTAGGCGAAAAGAAGCTCAAAATGAAACATGGGCTCTTAATCTTAAAGAGAATTATTTCTGAAACTTTGAAAAGCAACAACCTATGGACCGAAATACCTCATTGA
- the rfbD gene encoding dTDP-4-dehydrorhamnose reductase, which yields MLLSGAAGMLGSALCPTLMKRKHEVFATDLAPTNETKFLDVRSFKQVEEMVRSVKPDIVMHLAAETDVDKCEIEPDHAFLTNTIGTQNVSIVCQKYNVIMVYISTIGVFYGDKIEPYTEFDTPNPINIYGQSKLEGEKIVQSLLNRYYIVRAGWMVGGGPERDKKFIGKMIRQMDNGKTLKAVNDKIGSPTYTVDFSKCLADLIETDYFGLYHCTNKGYCSRFDVAKKIVEIFGRTDVTVEAVSSAYFPLPAARARSEMSRNYKLQLLGMDSTRKWDDALKDYINSSWK from the coding sequence ATATTATTATCTGGAGCCGCTGGAATGCTCGGGAGTGCTTTATGCCCAACCTTGATGAAGAGAAAGCATGAAGTGTTTGCGACAGATCTTGCGCCAACGAATGAAACGAAATTCCTTGATGTCCGAAGTTTTAAACAAGTAGAAGAAATGGTCAGATCCGTCAAACCTGATATTGTTATGCACCTCGCAGCAGAAACAGATGTTGATAAATGCGAAATTGAGCCCGACCATGCTTTTCTAACTAATACCATCGGGACTCAAAATGTAAGTATTGTTTGCCAAAAATATAATGTCATAATGGTTTATATTAGCACTATAGGGGTGTTTTACGGGGATAAGATAGAGCCATATACCGAATTTGATACTCCTAACCCAATAAACATTTATGGTCAGAGCAAACTTGAGGGTGAGAAGATTGTCCAGAGCCTATTAAACCGATATTATATCGTTCGAGCAGGCTGGATGGTTGGGGGTGGTCCTGAAAGGGACAAAAAATTCATAGGCAAAATGATTCGGCAAATGGATAATGGCAAAACTCTGAAAGCTGTGAATGATAAGATTGGCAGCCCCACTTACACCGTAGATTTTTCCAAATGCCTAGCAGACCTTATTGAAACCGATTACTTTGGTCTTTATCACTGCACAAATAAAGGGTATTGTTCAAGGTTCGATGTAGCTAAAAAAATAGTTGAAATTTTTGGGCGGACGGACGTTACTGTTGAGGCAGTAAGTTCTGCATATTTTCCCTTGCCAGCTGCACGAGCGAGATCCGAGATGTCTAGAAATTATAAGCTTCAGCTTCTTGGTATGGATTCAACTAGAAAATGGGATGACGCCCTCAAAGATTACATAAATAGCTCTTGGAAATAA
- a CDS encoding glycosyltransferase family 4 protein, with protein sequence MGIPARYGGFETCVEEVATRLAKQGHEIIVYCGYRGSKPRAKVYKGVKLIFVPCLNNKFLDFPFRSLISTIDLMRRKVHIAHFFGSDAWPFTIATRMMSIKTVLTLDGMVWKRSSYPWVIRKILLITARFACYFPNTTIVDSKVVQHWYQRNLGERPTYVPYGANVNLRKPDIANLIKRGLVERKYVLFVGRLVKEKGVHYLVEAFKKIKTDYTLVIVGADPYGKEYELYLKKISGKNTVFLGNVYGRECENLYAGAYLYVTPSDLEGTSPALLTAMSFGKCTLVSNIPENMETIGDSGFFFRHGNIEDLRQKLQLLLATPTLVDLAGRKAINRINAYYNWDLITDQIRRIYSSNLRLNISDKIDDYKSNSSEQFQYLMAQEKS encoded by the coding sequence ATGGGAATCCCTGCGCGCTACGGTGGGTTTGAAACCTGCGTAGAAGAAGTTGCTACTAGGCTAGCTAAACAAGGGCATGAAATAATAGTGTATTGTGGTTATAGAGGCTCGAAACCGAGAGCTAAAGTTTACAAAGGAGTTAAACTTATCTTTGTTCCTTGTCTTAACAATAAATTTCTAGACTTTCCATTCCGTTCGCTAATTTCTACGATAGATTTAATGCGAAGAAAGGTACATATTGCTCATTTTTTTGGCTCTGATGCATGGCCCTTTACTATAGCAACTAGAATGATGTCAATTAAAACTGTCCTGACCTTGGACGGAATGGTTTGGAAAAGATCAAGCTATCCTTGGGTGATTCGAAAGATTTTACTCATAACAGCTAGGTTTGCTTGTTATTTCCCTAATACAACAATAGTTGACTCAAAGGTCGTTCAACATTGGTATCAACGAAATCTCGGTGAAAGACCAACATATGTTCCTTATGGGGCAAACGTTAATCTAAGGAAACCTGATATTGCCAACCTTATTAAAAGAGGATTGGTAGAAAGAAAGTATGTACTTTTTGTCGGTAGGTTGGTGAAAGAGAAAGGGGTTCATTACTTGGTTGAGGCTTTTAAAAAAATTAAAACCGACTATACTTTAGTCATCGTTGGAGCTGACCCATATGGTAAAGAATATGAATTGTACCTCAAAAAAATTTCGGGCAAAAATACTGTGTTTCTAGGCAATGTGTATGGAAGAGAATGTGAGAATCTCTATGCTGGCGCTTACCTTTACGTTACGCCTTCAGACCTTGAAGGCACGTCTCCTGCCTTACTTACTGCAATGTCCTTTGGAAAGTGTACCTTAGTTAGTAATATCCCTGAAAACATGGAAACCATAGGTGACTCTGGGTTCTTTTTTAGGCATGGAAATATTGAAGACTTAAGGCAAAAACTACAGTTACTTCTGGCTACTCCTACTTTAGTTGATCTTGCGGGCCGGAAAGCAATAAACCGCATTAATGCCTATTATAACTGGGATTTAATTACCGACCAGATTAGGAGGATATATTCATCTAATTTACGTTTGAATATCTCGGACAAGATTGACGATTATAAATCCAATTCAAGTGAACAGTTTCAGTATCTAATGGCGCAGGAGAAATCATAA
- a CDS encoding glycosyltransferase, with protein sequence MGGDATHVKYLAEELARIGHEIHVIHSIDAYRVKRSNSFHVKEPLENNNLHVHRVESIPHQKDPALAYVFGHCFSVERKFDQVILRERPEIVHYHNISLLGYSIMKKKGNYLSLYTAHDYWLICQMNNLVRNNLTHCVRKQCYSCALSWKRFPQFWRRTNDFKQIIFNIDLLISPSDYVRKRLLQEVHLNSCTLPNFAPKPPENIPKTDFSNYFLFVGMLEEHKGILSLLDVFKTIKNDLKASLLIVGGGSLETIVRNYIEKNSLGDRVHFLGFVNYHQLYSLYSNALALIVPSIWPENAPLVALEALSVGTPVIASNKGGLPEIVRKVDKILIFNDNDQLKTILLSFSRQAYPVEKIKSVYKKNYSPEAYIERYLKAIKMLTVRK encoded by the coding sequence TTGGGTGGAGATGCTACTCATGTCAAATATCTTGCTGAAGAGCTTGCTAGAATAGGTCATGAAATTCATGTTATACATAGTATAGACGCTTATCGAGTTAAGCGAAGCAATTCATTTCATGTAAAGGAACCACTTGAAAATAATAATCTTCACGTACATAGAGTTGAATCAATACCGCACCAAAAAGATCCTGCTCTTGCTTATGTATTTGGGCATTGTTTTTCGGTTGAAAGAAAGTTTGACCAGGTAATCCTGAGAGAGCGCCCAGAAATTGTCCATTATCATAATATCTCGCTTTTAGGTTATTCTATAATGAAAAAAAAAGGAAATTATCTCTCCCTTTATACTGCACATGATTATTGGCTTATTTGCCAGATGAACAACCTTGTTAGAAATAATCTGACTCACTGCGTTCGAAAACAATGTTATTCATGTGCTTTGTCTTGGAAACGTTTTCCTCAATTTTGGCGTCGAACTAACGATTTTAAGCAGATTATTTTCAACATAGATCTCTTAATATCCCCCAGTGATTACGTTCGGAAAAGGCTTTTGCAGGAAGTTCATCTCAATAGTTGTACTCTTCCTAATTTTGCCCCAAAACCGCCGGAGAATATTCCTAAAACAGACTTTTCAAACTACTTTCTTTTTGTTGGAATGCTTGAAGAACACAAAGGGATTCTATCGCTTCTGGATGTTTTCAAAACGATTAAAAATGATTTAAAGGCAAGTTTGTTAATCGTTGGAGGCGGGAGCCTTGAAACAATTGTTCGGAATTACATTGAAAAGAACTCCCTTGGTGATAGAGTACATTTCTTAGGTTTTGTTAACTATCATCAGCTTTATTCTTTATATTCGAATGCTTTGGCGTTGATAGTTCCGTCAATTTGGCCTGAGAATGCTCCGCTAGTAGCGTTGGAAGCACTTTCTGTTGGTACTCCTGTGATAGCTTCTAACAAAGGAGGGTTACCCGAGATTGTGAGGAAAGTTGACAAGATATTGATCTTTAATGATAACGATCAACTTAAAACAATTTTATTGTCTTTCTCAAGGCAAGCTTACCCTGTTGAAAAAATTAAGTCTGTTTACAAAAAGAACTACTCGCCTGAAGCATATATCGAGAGATATTTGAAAGCAATAAAAATGTTAACTGTTAGAAAATAA
- a CDS encoding glycosyltransferase family 4 protein, with protein sequence MSKENISYKLSVLWLSFTMMDSDLHKTAFENILENLVKLGNKVSLMAIRTRLPYKNKYGNKKPSIRITVIPIRYFPLISIAIFTVLQSILLPFYLLAKKIKFVIYDPDMHILSSFVVLGLCKFTKTKLVLDVRSTPVETHGVRGYLKKFWFSCSILIAKRLFDGITIITPLMKHEICNDYGLDPDKIGVWTSGVSESLFDPLAFKGDALRRKLGLKNRFIILYHGVFTPTRALIETIQSLKLLIPKYPDILLFLLGSGPSLGSLELAVQNEHLEKHVIISKPVAPSKVPEFISMCDVGIIPLPNHPYWRFQSPLKLFEYLAMEKVVVLTDIPAHRTVIGTANCGIYVSSVHPKDLAEGIEKAYLNKEVLKISGQIGRNLVKQKYTWAKVSEDLERYLCTL encoded by the coding sequence GTGAGCAAAGAAAATATCTCTTATAAGCTTTCAGTACTATGGTTAAGCTTTACAATGATGGATTCAGATCTTCATAAAACAGCTTTTGAAAATATTCTTGAAAATCTCGTGAAATTAGGAAATAAAGTCTCGCTGATGGCGATTCGAACAAGATTACCCTATAAGAATAAATATGGGAATAAAAAACCGTCTATAAGGATCACAGTTATACCTATAAGATATTTTCCGCTTATTTCTATAGCAATTTTCACAGTATTACAATCTATCTTGCTTCCTTTTTATCTGCTTGCAAAAAAGATAAAATTCGTTATCTATGACCCTGATATGCATATTTTGAGCAGTTTTGTAGTTCTTGGTCTTTGTAAATTTACCAAAACAAAACTAGTTTTGGATGTGCGAAGTACTCCGGTAGAGACTCATGGAGTCCGTGGCTATCTCAAAAAGTTTTGGTTTTCTTGTTCGATTCTGATTGCTAAACGTTTGTTTGATGGAATTACAATTATCACTCCGTTAATGAAGCATGAAATCTGCAATGATTATGGTCTTGATCCTGACAAGATTGGTGTTTGGACGTCGGGAGTATCTGAGTCTCTTTTTGATCCACTTGCATTTAAAGGCGATGCCCTGAGAAGAAAGTTAGGTCTTAAAAATAGATTTATTATTTTGTACCATGGAGTATTCACTCCTACTAGGGCATTAATAGAGACAATACAATCCCTGAAATTATTAATTCCAAAATATCCTGACATTCTTTTGTTTCTTTTGGGTTCTGGGCCTTCGTTAGGTAGCTTAGAATTGGCTGTTCAAAACGAGCACCTTGAAAAGCATGTTATTATTTCGAAACCGGTTGCTCCATCCAAAGTTCCCGAGTTCATTAGCATGTGTGATGTCGGTATTATTCCTTTACCCAATCATCCATATTGGCGTTTCCAAAGTCCGCTTAAACTCTTTGAGTATTTGGCTATGGAAAAAGTGGTTGTTCTGACGGATATTCCTGCTCATCGGACCGTGATTGGTACAGCTAACTGCGGAATATATGTTTCATCTGTCCATCCAAAAGACTTGGCAGAGGGCATAGAAAAAGCTTATTTAAACAAGGAAGTGCTGAAAATCTCTGGGCAAATTGGAAGAAATTTAGTAAAGCAGAAATACACGTGGGCTAAGGTTTCGGAAGATTTAGAAAGATATTTATGCACTTTATGA
- a CDS encoding glycosyltransferase has product MLNGQLKIISSGKPKISIVICFNNHEILRENLIKSLEQQHNINFELIAVDNTEKKFSSIPSALNYGGHKATGDYIMFVHQDIFLCGENWLNTAFSLLSALPALGAAGVAGLDSTGMETGFILDRGRYWGRPLSMPMPVQTLDEQLIIIPRIVFEKIQFDENFNYHLYGADYCLSVQSLGLKVYVLPLFVEHNSLSIGTLKASSIQQQEKILIKKHKGKFKTIHKTTGHLGGKRVAIKRFFTLSSDFYLVVIEAFLKLLKVSMDKKTIIDIGCLPIEQISMKRRLERKLFSVGVSQKKRYLVISKKLGIHDDYVVVDPEKLPFRTESFDIAFFSGLLEYLSKEKAELTLSASEKIAKMSLVRVYCNTSSKNFMCVYFEGGLVLEQSSWDKDYFKRKHYQTLSFWINRKFPRTLYAFKSNMQRQNV; this is encoded by the coding sequence ATGTTAAATGGGCAATTGAAAATTATCTCATCGGGAAAACCAAAAATATCGATCGTGATTTGTTTCAATAATCACGAAATTCTGCGGGAAAATTTGATAAAGAGTCTCGAGCAACAGCATAATATAAACTTCGAACTAATAGCAGTGGACAACACTGAGAAAAAATTTTCCTCGATTCCTTCTGCTTTGAACTACGGTGGACACAAAGCAACTGGAGATTATATAATGTTTGTACACCAGGATATTTTCCTTTGTGGCGAAAATTGGCTAAATACAGCATTTAGTCTTTTGAGTGCACTGCCGGCGTTAGGCGCCGCGGGTGTAGCTGGGCTTGATTCAACAGGAATGGAGACTGGTTTTATTCTGGATCGGGGAAGGTATTGGGGTAGACCTTTAAGTATGCCGATGCCAGTTCAAACATTGGATGAGCAACTAATAATCATTCCACGAATTGTATTTGAAAAAATACAATTTGATGAAAATTTTAACTATCACTTGTATGGGGCAGATTACTGTCTTTCGGTCCAAAGCCTTGGACTAAAAGTATATGTCCTTCCACTTTTTGTTGAACACAATTCCTTATCTATCGGAACCTTAAAAGCGTCAAGTATTCAACAACAAGAAAAAATACTTATTAAGAAACATAAGGGCAAATTCAAAACTATACATAAAACAACAGGGCATCTTGGAGGAAAGAGAGTTGCAATAAAAAGGTTTTTTACATTAAGCTCAGACTTTTATTTGGTAGTGATTGAAGCTTTTTTAAAACTCTTAAAAGTTTCAATGGATAAAAAAACAATCATAGACATAGGTTGTTTGCCTATTGAGCAAATTTCGATGAAGAGACGTTTGGAAAGAAAATTATTTAGTGTTGGTGTTTCACAAAAAAAACGTTACTTAGTTATTAGTAAGAAATTGGGTATTCATGATGACTACGTAGTTGTCGATCCAGAAAAACTCCCTTTTAGAACTGAAAGTTTTGATATTGCTTTTTTTTCAGGTTTACTGGAATATCTTTCAAAAGAAAAAGCTGAGCTTACACTTAGTGCCTCTGAGAAAATTGCAAAAATGAGTTTAGTAAGGGTTTACTGTAATACTTCCTCTAAAAATTTTATGTGTGTTTATTTCGAAGGCGGTCTAGTGTTAGAGCAATCAAGCTGGGACAAGGATTATTTTAAACGTAAACATTACCAAACGTTATCTTTTTGGATTAACCGAAAATTTCCTCGTACATTATATGCATTTAAATCAAATATGCAGAGACAGAATGTTTAA
- a CDS encoding class I SAM-dependent methyltransferase: protein MRIKRYLKNATRRLLIIFFRSIGKLTRHYYKEDYVRVYPDGLSFDNNGNKIKSTRNDINNFLNHCKFYKFAAQFVNNKVVVDVGCGSGYGCKILKQSGAKFVYGLDPSEHALKFAKSVYGEFADFRIQEITNIKDFPNGFFDVSISNEVLEHIKEYGMEEQAICELKRITRKDGLMIIGTPNNEMLNSHGFSFEEINVLFKKHFSQFCIFENALVPFGNAKSLWEYRLSKGKTGVIVSENISLAETVLPEGVNPEIKKGIDVGLLRFASYCIDTTLLHNTHSWVILAINSE from the coding sequence TTGAGAATTAAGCGGTATCTGAAGAATGCTACACGAAGACTTTTAATTATATTTTTTCGTTCGATTGGAAAGTTAACACGACATTATTACAAAGAAGATTACGTCAGAGTTTATCCAGATGGACTCTCATTTGATAATAATGGAAATAAAATTAAATCGACAAGAAATGACATTAATAATTTCTTAAATCATTGCAAGTTCTACAAATTTGCCGCTCAATTCGTTAATAATAAAGTGGTTGTCGACGTAGGTTGTGGTAGCGGCTATGGTTGTAAAATACTGAAACAAAGCGGCGCAAAGTTTGTTTATGGATTAGACCCTTCTGAGCATGCTCTGAAATTTGCCAAATCGGTTTACGGCGAGTTTGCTGATTTCAGAATTCAGGAAATTACAAACATAAAAGACTTTCCGAATGGTTTTTTTGATGTTTCTATTTCAAATGAGGTTCTTGAACACATTAAAGAATATGGTATGGAAGAACAAGCAATATGTGAATTGAAAAGAATTACGCGTAAGGACGGTTTGATGATTATCGGTACACCAAACAATGAGATGCTTAATTCTCACGGTTTTTCTTTTGAAGAGATTAACGTGTTGTTTAAAAAACACTTTTCTCAATTTTGTATCTTTGAAAACGCTCTCGTCCCTTTCGGTAATGCTAAATCTTTGTGGGAATATAGGTTGTCTAAAGGAAAAACAGGTGTGATAGTCTCTGAAAATATTTCATTAGCAGAAACTGTTTTACCCGAAGGTGTAAACCCTGAAATCAAGAAAGGCATTGATGTGGGATTGTTGCGTTTTGCCTCTTACTGTATTGATACGACGCTTCTTCACAATACTCATTCATGGGTTATACTCGCTATAAACTCAGAATAG